One genomic window of Gemmatimonadota bacterium includes the following:
- the cmk gene encoding (d)CMP kinase, with product MTMPVVAIDGPAASGKSSTASMVAARLGLIHVDSGALYRALTWLAVRDDLQDEHAICRAAEAADLTLVADGSTLTLRAGGEPIEAAIRSPEVTSEVSRVAALPAVRGWVNGRLRAAVAGAGGGVMDGRDIGTVVFPDAVLKVFLTASPEARARRRLLQDGQEPGQEAIAAEAARLAARDRLDAGRAVAPLRQAPDALLLDTSTLDFGTQVARIVGWAGERGLLPV from the coding sequence ATGACGATGCCGGTCGTGGCGATCGATGGACCGGCCGCTTCGGGGAAGTCCAGCACCGCGTCGATGGTGGCCGCCCGCCTGGGATTGATCCACGTCGATTCGGGCGCCCTCTACCGCGCCCTGACCTGGTTGGCGGTGCGGGACGACCTCCAGGACGAGCATGCGATCTGTCGGGCGGCAGAGGCCGCCGACCTGACCCTGGTGGCCGACGGCAGCACGCTGACCCTCCGGGCGGGCGGGGAACCGATCGAGGCGGCTATCCGCTCCCCCGAGGTGACCTCCGAGGTTTCGCGGGTGGCCGCGCTGCCCGCCGTGCGGGGATGGGTCAATGGCCGGCTTCGGGCGGCGGTGGCCGGGGCGGGTGGCGGGGTGATGGACGGGCGGGACATCGGCACGGTGGTCTTTCCCGACGCGGTGCTGAAGGTGTTCCTGACCGCCTCCCCGGAGGCTCGGGCGCGCCGCCGGCTGCTCCAGGACGGCCAGGAGCCCGGCCAGGAGGCGATCGCCGCCGAGGCGGCCCGACTGGCCGCCCGGGACCGCCTCGACGCCGGCCGGGCGGTGGCCCCGCTGCGGCAGGCCCCGGACGCGCTGCTGCTGGACACCAGCACCCTCGATTTCGGGACGCAGGTGGCGCGGATCGTGGGCTGGGCGGGGGAACGAGGGTTGCTGCCGGTTTGA
- the aroA gene encoding 3-phosphoshikimate 1-carboxyvinyltransferase, with amino-acid sequence MSGTHRVPGDKSITHRALMFGALAPGASVVGGALTSLDARSTAKVLRALGATISPLRAETVVEIRGRRRLSTPAVALHCGNSGTTARLMLGILAGHRFASTLTGDASLRRRPMRRVTTALAAMGARIDDGGRDGLPLTIRGGALRPLEWSLPIASAQVKSALLLAGAVGGVAVALRETAVTRDHTERLLGANGFAVSREKGWLRLEPTGAFHPFAMQVPGDPSSAAFLLAAILLAEGGEACVAGVGLNPTRTGFLHVMARMGASIAATDEEAPFGEPIGDLVTRPAALRGVVVEPEEVPGIIDEIPMLACLAARAEGESRFLGVGELRVKESDRLALIVRNLRAVGVEAESQGDDLLVRGRPGPYRGRVVTDGDHRIAMAFAVLGQTRGSRIVVDDPDCAAVSFPNFATQLAVLYGRTA; translated from the coding sequence GTGTCGGGTACGCATCGCGTTCCCGGCGACAAGAGCATCACCCACCGCGCCTTGATGTTCGGTGCGCTGGCCCCCGGCGCCTCGGTGGTCGGCGGGGCCCTGACCTCGCTCGATGCCCGCTCGACCGCGAAGGTCTTGCGAGCCCTGGGGGCCACGATCTCACCCCTGCGGGCCGAGACAGTCGTGGAAATTCGCGGGCGACGCCGGCTCTCGACGCCTGCCGTGGCGCTCCACTGTGGCAATTCCGGGACCACCGCCCGGCTGATGCTGGGGATCCTGGCCGGCCACCGCTTTGCGAGCACCCTCACCGGCGACGCCTCGCTGCGCCGCCGCCCCATGCGCCGGGTGACCACCGCCCTCGCCGCCATGGGGGCGCGGATCGACGATGGCGGCCGGGACGGCCTCCCCCTCACGATCCGCGGCGGCGCCCTCCGCCCCCTCGAGTGGAGTCTGCCGATCGCCTCGGCCCAGGTGAAGAGCGCGCTGCTGCTGGCCGGCGCCGTCGGTGGCGTCGCCGTCGCCCTCCGGGAGACCGCCGTGACGCGTGACCACACGGAGCGCCTCCTCGGCGCCAACGGCTTCGCAGTCTCCCGGGAGAAGGGGTGGCTTCGTCTGGAGCCCACCGGGGCGTTCCACCCCTTCGCGATGCAGGTTCCCGGCGATCCCTCCTCGGCGGCCTTCCTGCTCGCCGCGATCCTGCTGGCAGAAGGCGGCGAGGCCTGCGTGGCCGGGGTCGGGCTGAACCCCACCAGAACGGGCTTCCTCCACGTGATGGCGCGGATGGGGGCCTCGATCGCCGCGACCGACGAGGAGGCGCCGTTCGGCGAGCCGATCGGCGACCTGGTGACCCGCCCGGCCGCGCTGCGGGGTGTCGTCGTGGAGCCCGAGGAGGTTCCCGGCATCATCGATGAGATCCCGATGCTGGCCTGCCTGGCGGCCCGGGCCGAGGGGGAATCGCGCTTCCTTGGGGTCGGCGAACTCCGGGTGAAGGAAAGCGATCGACTGGCCTTGATTGTCCGCAACCTCCGGGCGGTGGGCGTCGAGGCCGAGTCGCAGGGCGACGACCTGCTGGTGCGTGGTCGGCCGGGGCCATACCGGGGTCGAGTCGTGACCGACGGCGATCACCGGATCGCGATGGCCTTCGCGGTGCTGGGGCAGACGCGCGGGTCGCGGATTGTGGTGGATGATCCCGACTGCGCGGCCGTCTCCTTCCCCAACTTCGCGACCCAACTCGCGGTGCTCTACGGCAGGACGGCATGA
- a CDS encoding PAS domain-containing protein, producing MATSPADSTPVPNDDPAALPDSARRLAQREAAFTAVVEAAGDVIVQIDAELRVTYINPAAARAAGVPASEIVGRAALTVPLDEAFKGIWLTAIRDTILTGLPVMVDYDFPAPDGTTSRFQARFTPEPDTEHGGTGVFVIARDITALHRAAEALANREAELRAIVDGVEDLMMRFDAQGRIAFVNPAFARAVGHPVEDFINRAPADVLVDPVARAAFSTALHRVLRDGRAETLEFEYQRASEPSARYYVTRFTPLRDSHGQVNGVLTLSHDLTERRATELERERLLEELLHAKAAVTTLKGLLPTCSWCHKIRDEHGHWEQMESYIAKRSEAEFSHGLCPECAVKMLTE from the coding sequence ATGGCGACCTCGCCTGCCGACTCGACTCCCGTCCCGAACGATGACCCGGCAGCGCTGCCCGATTCGGCGCGGCGCCTTGCCCAGCGGGAGGCCGCGTTCACGGCCGTGGTCGAGGCGGCCGGTGACGTGATCGTCCAGATCGACGCCGAGCTCCGCGTCACCTACATCAATCCGGCCGCAGCGCGTGCTGCCGGGGTCCCCGCCAGTGAGATCGTGGGGCGCGCAGCGCTAACGGTCCCGCTGGACGAGGCGTTCAAGGGTATCTGGCTGACAGCCATCCGGGACACGATCCTCACCGGCCTCCCCGTCATGGTCGACTACGACTTCCCCGCCCCGGATGGCACAACCTCCCGCTTTCAGGCGCGCTTCACTCCGGAGCCAGATACGGAGCATGGGGGCACCGGCGTCTTCGTGATTGCGCGGGACATCACGGCCCTGCATCGTGCCGCCGAGGCACTCGCCAACCGCGAGGCCGAGCTCCGGGCGATCGTGGATGGTGTCGAGGACCTCATGATGCGCTTTGATGCCCAGGGCCGAATTGCCTTCGTCAATCCGGCCTTCGCGCGCGCGGTCGGGCATCCGGTGGAAGACTTCATCAACCGGGCGCCCGCCGACGTGTTGGTCGACCCTGTGGCGCGTGCGGCGTTCTCGACCGCGCTGCACCGCGTCCTGCGCGACGGCCGTGCGGAGACGCTCGAGTTCGAGTATCAGCGGGCTTCCGAACCGAGCGCCCGCTATTACGTGACGCGATTCACGCCGTTGCGGGACAGCCACGGGCAGGTGAATGGCGTCCTGACCCTCAGCCACGACCTGACCGAGCGGCGGGCCACCGAACTGGAGCGCGAGCGGCTCCTCGAGGAATTGCTTCACGCGAAGGCGGCGGTGACGACCCTCAAGGGGCTGTTGCCGACCTGCTCCTGGTGCCACAAGATCCGCGACGAGCATGGCCACTGGGAACAGATGGAGAGCTACATCGCGAAACGGAGCGAAGCGGAATTCTCGCACGGCCTCTGCCCCGAGTGTGCGGTCAAGATGCTGACCGAGTAG
- a CDS encoding 30S ribosomal protein S1 produces MPFAMSTGMRVRADLYDEDYTSDEYEALLTMYEGTMAQIVEGEIVKSKVLRITDNAVILDVGFKSEGSVPLDEFKDPQNLQVGDEVEVFLEHLEDQEGAVVLSKKKADFMRVWEKIRIAHESDQPVEGTLMKKIKGGVVVNLMGVDAFLPGSQIALRRVPNIDELLGSTYEFKIIKLNKRRRNIVVSRRVILENERAHKREHLMKELEVGQVRKGIVKNITDFGAFIDLGGVDGLLHITDMSYGRVSHPSELVGIGREVEVKILDIDWQRERISLGMKQLQSYPWQNVAEKYPVGSRVQGKVVSITNYGAFVELEPGIEGLVHISEMSWTRNVRHPSKIVSIGETIEAVVLKVDESEEKISLGMKQTEQDPWMILPLRYPVGTRITGKVRNLTSFGAFVEIEAGIDGLIHISDMSWTKRVQHPSEVVKKGDTVDVVILNIDADNKRISLGLKQATDDPWLTIGEKLPIGTELRAKVLRPVDKGIVLDLGNDIEGFAPVSQMGIGHDQNPEDAVVLNQQVIAKILEVDPIHHRVVVAIIEYPEDGIPEPGTEPKLSELPRLPEPSDVEIDMSEVDDDN; encoded by the coding sequence ATGCCCTTCGCGATGTCGACCGGCATGCGTGTGCGTGCGGACCTCTACGACGAGGACTACACCAGCGATGAATACGAAGCGCTCCTGACGATGTACGAAGGGACGATGGCGCAGATCGTCGAGGGCGAGATCGTCAAGTCGAAGGTTCTCCGAATCACCGATAACGCGGTCATCCTCGACGTCGGCTTCAAGTCCGAGGGCTCCGTACCGCTCGACGAGTTCAAGGACCCGCAGAACCTCCAGGTCGGCGACGAGGTCGAGGTCTTCCTCGAGCACCTCGAGGACCAGGAAGGCGCGGTCGTCCTCTCGAAGAAGAAGGCCGACTTCATGCGCGTGTGGGAGAAGATCCGCATCGCCCATGAGTCCGACCAGCCGGTGGAAGGCACCCTGATGAAGAAGATCAAGGGTGGTGTCGTGGTGAACCTGATGGGCGTCGATGCCTTCCTCCCCGGCTCGCAGATCGCGTTGCGCCGGGTGCCGAACATCGACGAACTCCTCGGCTCGACCTACGAGTTCAAGATCATCAAGCTCAACAAGCGCCGGCGGAACATCGTCGTCTCGCGTCGCGTGATCCTCGAGAACGAGCGGGCGCACAAGCGCGAGCACCTGATGAAGGAGCTCGAGGTCGGTCAGGTCCGGAAGGGCATCGTCAAGAACATCACCGACTTCGGGGCGTTCATCGATCTCGGCGGCGTCGACGGCCTGCTGCACATCACCGACATGTCGTACGGGCGCGTCTCGCATCCGAGCGAACTGGTCGGCATCGGCCGCGAAGTCGAGGTCAAGATTCTCGACATCGATTGGCAGCGTGAGCGGATCTCGCTCGGCATGAAGCAGCTCCAGTCCTACCCGTGGCAGAACGTCGCCGAGAAGTACCCGGTCGGCAGCCGCGTGCAGGGCAAGGTCGTCTCGATCACCAACTACGGCGCCTTCGTGGAGCTGGAGCCGGGGATCGAGGGGCTGGTGCACATCTCCGAGATGAGCTGGACGCGCAACGTCCGCCATCCGAGCAAGATCGTCTCGATCGGCGAGACCATCGAGGCGGTGGTGCTCAAGGTCGACGAGTCGGAGGAGAAGATCTCCCTCGGCATGAAGCAGACCGAGCAGGATCCCTGGATGATCCTCCCGCTCCGCTACCCGGTCGGGACGCGCATCACGGGCAAGGTCCGCAACCTCACCTCGTTCGGCGCCTTCGTCGAGATCGAGGCGGGCATCGACGGCCTGATCCACATCTCCGACATGTCGTGGACCAAGCGCGTGCAGCATCCGTCGGAAGTCGTCAAGAAGGGCGACACCGTCGACGTCGTGATCCTCAACATCGACGCCGACAACAAGCGCATCTCGCTCGGCCTCAAGCAGGCGACCGATGACCCGTGGCTCACGATCGGCGAGAAGCTGCCGATCGGCACCGAGCTCCGTGCCAAGGTCCTCCGCCCGGTCGACAAGGGGATCGTGCTCGACCTCGGCAACGACATCGAGGGCTTCGCCCCTGTGTCGCAGATGGGGATCGGCCACGACCAGAACCCCGAGGATGCGGTCGTCCTCAACCAGCAGGTGATTGCCAAGATCCTCGAGGTGGACCCGATCCATCACCGCGTCGTCGTGGCGATCATCGAGTACCCGGAAGACGGCATCCCGGAGCCGGGCACCGAGCCCAAGCTCTCCGAGCTGCCCCGTCTGCCGGAGCCGTCGGACGTCGAGATCGACATGTCCGAGGTCGATGACGACAACTGA